One region of Macadamia integrifolia cultivar HAES 741 chromosome 11, SCU_Mint_v3, whole genome shotgun sequence genomic DNA includes:
- the LOC122092930 gene encoding uncharacterized protein LOC122092930, with translation MCIDYQELNKLTIKDQYPLPHIDGLFDQLQGAKVHPSIRQEVIVKQSLDLELQGIKLKIQEQTMNDPDFTVASDGALLFRDRLCMPDDMEIQDKIVKEEHSYEHSLHPGSIKIYKDLKQSYWWPAMKTIVALYIEKCLMCQKVKAERH, from the exons atgtgcatcgattaccaggaaCTGAACAAGTTGACCATTAAGGACCAGTATCCATTGCCGCACATCGACGGCCTGtttgatcaactgcaaggtgctaag gtacatccatccatcagacaagaggtgatagTAAAACAATCTTTGGATCTTGAGCTGCAAGGGATCAAGCTAAAGATTCAAGAGCAGACgatgaatgaccctgacttcacagtagccagtgatggggcattgctATTTCGGGATAGGTTGTGTATGCCTGATGACATGGAGATACAagataagattgtgaaggaggAACATAGTTATGAACACTCGCTTCATCCTGGAAGTATAAAGATAtataaagatcttaaacaaagctattggtggccagcaatgaagaccATTGTTGCCTTGTACATAGAAAAATGTCTcatgtgtcagaaggtcaaggcagaaagGCATTGA